One region of Culex pipiens pallens isolate TS chromosome 2, TS_CPP_V2, whole genome shotgun sequence genomic DNA includes:
- the LOC120426870 gene encoding cationic amino acid transporter 2-like, translated as MHKFFKALSRKKPNDDDGSHSKLARVLTLLDLTGLGVGSTLGLGAYVLAGSVAYEQAGPAVVVSFVIAALAAAIAGMCYAEFAARVPKAGSAYIYTYITIGEFAAFTIGWNLMLEYIIGTASVARGLSGYIDALIDYRMANALRSVMEIRVSFMSQYPDFLSFLVVLTIAALLAYGVKESTMLNNIFTGVNLMVIAVVLISVGTKANYANWNIKPEDIPSEIDGGAGGFLPYGVAGVMAGAAKCFYGYVGFDCIATTGEEARNPSRNIPLAIIFSLIIIFLSYFGVATVLTMALPYYLQDPKAPFPNLFDWLGWHEIKWIVSIGAIFSLCTNSLGAMFPLPRVLYAMSSDGILFKKLRAVNSKTKTPILATIISGAISGTMALLFDLPQLIDMMSIGTLLAYTIVAVSVLVLRYSDNTNFSTETPIQDKTVIVKQLFNLNIAKTPNTISTRIVKISLLVYALVIVAISAILMHAQDYLSADYPLVLTILTILAMSILVLVLVIACQPTESSKITFRVPLVPFIPMLSMFVNVYLMFQLGAATWIGFSIWLLIGFLIYFTYGIRHSTLGSGSQTLSESQLENPFAMIGVEKV; from the exons ATGCACAAATTCTTCAAAGCTCTAAGCCGCAAAAAACCTAACGATGACGACGGCAGTCACTCCAAGCTGGCCCGCGTCCTGACGCTACTGGACCTTACGGGGTTGGGCGTCGGCAGTACGCTCGGACTGGGCGCGTACGTTCTGGCCGGATCCGTGGCGTACGAACAGGCTGGTCCGGCCGTGGTGGTGTCCTTCGTAATTGCAGCTTTGGCAGCGGCCATCGCTGGGATGTGCTATGCGGAGTTTGCGGCGCGGGTTCCGAAGGCTGGGTCGGCATACATTTATACTTATATTACGATTGGGGAGTTTGCCGCGTTCACGATCGGGTGGAACCTAATGCTGGAGTACATCATTG gaaCTGCCAGCGTAGCACGTGGATTAAGCGGTTACATTGACGCCTTGATCGACTACCGAATGGCGAATGCGTTGCGCAGTGTGATGGAGATCAGGGTGAGCTTCATGTCGCAGTATCCGGATTTTCTGTCGTTTTTGGTGGTGTTGACGATTGCTGCGCTGTTGGCGTACGGGGTTAAGGAGTCTACCATGCTGAATAACATCTTCACTGGGGTTAACTTGATGGTGATCGCCGTGGTGTTGATTTCGGTGGGAACCAAAGCGAACTACGCCAATTGGAATATCAAACCGGAGGATATTCCGTCGGAGATCGATGGAGGAGCAGGTGGTTTCTTGCCCTATGGAGTTGCTGGTGTGATGGCCGGTGCTGCCAAGTGCTTCTATGGGTACGTGGGATTTGACTGTATCGCAACGACCGGTGAGGAGGCAAGGAATCCTTCAAGAAATATCCCATTGGCCATCATCTTTTCGCTTATTATTATCTTCCTGTCGTACTTTGGAGTGGCGACCGTATTGACCATGGCCCTCCCGTACTACCTGCAGGATCCAAAGGCTCCTTTCCCGAATTTGTTCGACTGGCTCGGCTGGCATGAGATCAAGTGGATCGTCTCGATTGGAGCCATCTTTTCACTATGCACAAACTCTCTGGGAGCGATGTTCCCCCTACCACGGGTTCTTTACGCGATGTCCTCCGATGGAATTTTGTTCAAGAAGCTACGCGCCGTAAACTCCAAAACAAAAACTCCCATTTTGGCAACGATCATTTCCGGTGCTATATCAGGTACGATGGCCCTTCTGTTCGATCTTCCTCAACTGATCGACATGATGTCGATCGGAACACTTCTGGCGTATACGATCGTGGCGGTGAGTGTCCTCGTCCTGAGATATTCCGATAACACCAACTTCAGTACGGAGACTCCGATCCAGGACAAAACCGTGATCGTTAAGCAGTTGTTCAACTTGAACATTGCGAAAACTCCGAATACCATATCAACCAGGATCGTTAAGATTAGCCTGCTCGTGTACG CCCTCGTAATCGTCGCCATCAGTGCCATCCTAATGCACGCCCAGGACTACCTGTCGGCGGACTACCCCCTAGTCCTGACCATCCTAACGATCCTTGCGATGTCCATCCTGGTCCTCGTGCTCGTGATCGCCTGCCAGCCCACGGAAAGCTCCAAAATAACGTTCCGAGTCCCGCTGGTGCCCTTCATCCCGATGCTGAGCATGTTTGTCAACGTGTACCTCATGTTCCAGCTGGGGGCGGCCACCTGGATCGGCTTTTCGATATGGCTGCTGATTGGCTTTCTGATCTACTTCACGTACGGAATCCGACATTCGACGCTCGGCTCCGGCAGCCAGACGCTGTCCGAGAGTCAGCTGGAGAACCCGTTCGCCATGATCGGGGTGGAGAAGGTGTGA